A stretch of the Amphiura filiformis unplaced genomic scaffold, Afil_fr2py scaffold_25, whole genome shotgun sequence genome encodes the following:
- the LOC140143677 gene encoding FAS-associated death domain protein-like: MDRTRQYNAALMDIKANIDQMGPYILEDIKFCCGNIDGFSASELESIKSVTHLYKKLQQLDMLSIDNTKDLKDILSTCNLNACVKRLERYENGGAQSVQPVQQPHSQGYGDGHSSVTIPPNIRQADGPIIQAEQDDLSEAFDIIVENIGRDWRRLARRLPGRKITETEIEVLTDRHSRDLREQSRGVLLMWKEKNPDQAKKETLVKVLRQCEMNYIADRVEGWQIR, from the exons ATGGATCGAACAAGACAGTACAACGCAGCTTTGATGGACATCAAGGCCAACATTGACCAGATGGGGCCATATATATTGGAAGACATCAAATTCTGCTGTGGTAACATTGATGGGTTTTCTGCTAGTGAGTTGGAGAGTATCAAGTCTGTGACCCACCTGTACAAGAAGCTACAACAGTTGGATATGTTAAGTATTGACAACACCAAAGACCTCAAGGATATACTGTCAACTTGTAATCTGAATGCATGTGTGAAGAGATTAGAGAG ATATGAGAATGGAGGAGCACAAAGTGTACAACCTGTACAACAACCACATAGTCAAGGATATGGTGATGGACATTCATCTGTGACAATCCCTCCAAATATTAGACAAGCTGATG GACCTATCATACAAGCAGAACAAGATG ATTTGAGCGAAGCATTTGACATCATTGTAGAAAACATTGGACGTGATTGGCGTAGATTGGCAAGAAGACTGCCTGGAAGGAAGATCACAGAAACCGAAATTGAGGTTCTTACTGATAGACATAGTAGAGATCTGAGGGAACAGTCTAGGGGGGTGCTACTTATGTGGAAAGAAAAGAATCCAGATCAAGCAAAAAAGGAAACCCTAGTCAAGGTCTTAAGACAATGTGAAATGAACTATATTGCGGATCGTGTAGAAGGATGGCAGATTAGATGA